The Dunckerocampus dactyliophorus isolate RoL2022-P2 chromosome 16, RoL_Ddac_1.1, whole genome shotgun sequence genome includes a window with the following:
- the gdpd5a gene encoding glycerophosphodiester phosphodiesterase domain-containing protein 5 isoform X5: protein MVKHQPFQVYEKQVFVSLVTGIYGCRWKRYQRSQDDSSRWECSWFMILSTSFLLLLFWAYFWLVAQNDFNEFNWSVYNRSGEWRDETVPILASTTVGLSYISVLMILALFHISLGQQLNLYWLHKIGVLATLLTTISGVVSVEDIWGEEWGVLLVSLQFTAPFLHIGALTTVTALSWLVAGYVVRRERSNFQIMVLIIYIIILLALYLAPLTFTCPCIMEGHSLKPRPDVIGRRGAPMLAPENTMASFNRALQHGASSLEADVTLSVDGIPFLMRDRTLRRTTDVRTVFPDRQHDDASSFNWTELRSLNAGRWFLERDPYWTVETLTGRDRSRIGNQTVCSLLEMLRLAVRANSSALLNIRRPPPGHPRYRNWFMDTMWAMQKAGISHKRVRTVTWTPDTDRGRVRGFQQTTNEKLPVLEIRQRGITSLTLHYSQASHKEIREYLANNVSVTVYPVNEPWLYSLLWCSGVPSVSSDAPQVLRKVPYPIWLMVNNSLV, encoded by the exons TGGGAATGTTCATGGTTTATGATCCTGAGCACCTCCTTTCTGCTGCTTCTCTTTTGGGCCTACTTCTGGTTGGTGGCGCAAAATGATTTCAATGAGTTTAACTG GTCAGTGTATAACCGCTCTGGAGAATGGAGGGACGAAACCGTGCCCATCCTGGCATCCACCACTGTGGGATTAAGCTATATTTCAGTCTTGATG ATCTTGGCACTTTTCCATATATCCTTGGGCCAGCAGTTGAATCTCTACTGGCTGCACAAG ATCGGAGTTCTGGCTACACTGCTTACCACAATCTCTGGTGTTGTCTCCGTTGAGGACATATGGGGCGAGGAGTGGGGTGTCCTGCTCGTGTCGCTGCAG TTCACAGCACCTTTTCTGCACATTGGAGCGCTAACAACCGTCACAGCTCTCAGCTGGCTGGTAGCTGGATATGTGGTCCGCAGAGAGAGATCCA ATTTCCAAATAATGGTATTAATCATCTACATCATCATTCTCCTGGCCCTCTATTTGGCACCGCTCACATTCACCTGCCCCTGCATAATGGAGGGCCACAGCCTCAAACCTCGACCAGATGTTATTGGAAGACGGGGAGCTCCAATG CTGGCTCCAGAAAACACCATGGCGTCCTTCAACAGAGCCCTCCAGCATGGAGCCAGCTCCCTGGAGGCTGATGTCACTCTCAG TGTGGATGGAATTCCCTTTCTCATGCGAGATCGCACCTTGAGAAGAACCACAGACGTTAGGACGGTATTTCCAGACAGGCAGCACGACGACGCTTCGTCCTTCAACTGGACAGAGTTACGGTCCCTCAACGCGGGCCGCTGGTTTCTAGAG AGGGACCCCTACTGGACAGTAGAAACATTGACCGGGAGGGATCGGAGCAGAATAGGCAACCAGACGGTTTGCAGTCTGTTGGAAATGCTTCGCCTGGCGGTCAGAGCCAACAGCTCGGCGCTGCTGAACATCCGCAGGCCCCCACCAGGACACCCTCGCTACCGGAACTGGTTCATGGACACAATGTGGGCCATGCAAAAAGCAGGGATTTCCCATAAGAGGGTGAGGACT GTGACGTGGACCCCAGACACGGACAGGGGCAGGGTCAGGGGCTTTCAGCAGACGACAAATGAGAAGCTGCCAGTGTTGGAGATCAGGCAGAGGGGCATTACCAGCCTGACCCTTCACTACAGCCAGGCCAGCCACAAAGAGATACG GGAGTATCTGGCCAACAATGTGAGTGTGACAGTCTACCCAGTGAATGAGCCGTGGCTGTACTCGCTTCTGTGGTGTAGCGGGGTGCCTTCTGTGTCCTCTGATGCCCCCCAAGTCCTCCGAAAGGTGCCTTACCCCATCTGGCTCATGGTAAACAACTCTCTCGTCtga